One genomic window of Gossypium hirsutum isolate 1008001.06 chromosome D11, Gossypium_hirsutum_v2.1, whole genome shotgun sequence includes the following:
- the LOC107959945 gene encoding probable mitochondrial adenine nucleotide transporter BTL3, with the protein MYGPNSCLYIDTIRASQQWNTGRPFLLGGLFLNDQTLPSSFVSFISLKAQKCPVDKDDNLCFLGGGKSTKTLRFVKSRRDGRGRVGWFLSVSLSSEEGYVGESGESWGQNGDKNLEEVEMVEGEKEKKGSGALNTTKHLWAGAGAAMVSRTLIAPLERLKLEYILRGEKKHFIELIKSIAVSEGLIGFWKGNFVNILRTAPFKAINFYAYDTYRNQQLKLSGKEEASNFERFLAGAAAGITATLLCLPLDTIRTVMVAPGGEALGGLFGTFRHMVQTEGFFSLYKGLVPTIISMAPSGAVFYGVYDMLKSAYLHSPKGRKRIQDMKRGVQELNAFEQLELGPIRTLLYGAIAGACSEAATYPFEVVRRHLQMQVRATKLSAFATCVKIVEEGGGMHALYAGLIPSILQVLPSAAISYLVYEFMKIVLKVESA; encoded by the exons ATGTACGGTCCAAATAGCTGTTTGTATATTGACACGATCAGGGCTTCACAACAGTGGAATACCGGTCGTCCGTTTTTATTGGGTGGTTTGTTTCTCAACGACCAAACACTGCCTTCCTCGTTCGTTTCCTTCATTTCATTGAAGGCCCAGAAATGTCCTGTTGATAAAGATGACAATCTGTGCTTTTTGGGTGGGGGGAAGAGTACTAAAACGCTGCGTTTTGTGAAGTCAAGGAGAGATGGTAGGGGCAGAGTGGGCTGGTTTTTATCGGTGAGTTTATCGAGTGAGGAGGGTTATGTTGGAGAATCAGGAGAAAGTTGGGGCCAAAACGGGGATAAGAATTTGGAAGAAGTGGAAATGGTGGAAggggagaaagaaaagaagggaTCAGGGGCTTTAAATACCACCAAACATCTTTGGGCTGGTGCTGGTGCTGCTATGGTTTCAAG GACTTTGATTGCTCCTCTGGAGAGATTGAAGTTAGAGTACATTCTTCGTGGTGAAAAGAAACACTTCATTGAACTAATTAAATCCATTGCAGTCTCTGAAGGGTTGATAGGTTTTTGGAAAGGGAATTTTGTCAATATACTTCGCACGGCTCCTTTCAAGGCTATCAACTTTTATGCTTATGATACATATAGAAATCAACAACTGAAATTATCTGGAAAAGAAGAAGCCTCAAATTTCGAGAGGTTTCTTGCAGGTGCTGCTGCTGGGATTACTGCTACTTTGCTTTGCTTACCATTGGACACT ATAAGGACAGTAATGGTAGCTCCAGGCGGGGAAGCGCTGGGTGGTTTGTTTGGAACTTTTCGTCACATGGTTCAAACTGAAGGGTTCTTTTCTCTTTATAAGGGACTAGTGCCCACGATTATAAGTATGGCACCTTCAGGTGCAGTCTTCTATGGCGTTTATGATATGTTGAAGTCAGCCTATCTTCATTCACCTAAGGGGAGAAAAAGAATTCAAGACATGAAGCGAGGTGTTCAGGAACTGAATGCATTTGAGCAATTAGAGTTAGGTCCTATTAGAACATTATTATACGGGGCAATTGCTGGTGCATGTTCCGAGGCTGCTACATATCCATTCGAAGTTGTGAGAAGGCATCTCCAAATGCAAGTCCGTGCGACTAAGTTAAGTGCATTCGCGACTTGTGTGAAGATAGTTGAGGAAGGTGGTGGAATGCATGCTCTTTATGCAGGACTCATTCCCAGCATATTGCAG GTGTTACCATCAGCAGCCATAAGTTACTTGGTTTACGAGTTTATGAAGATAGTTCTAAAGGTGGAGTCGGCATAG